A stretch of the Actinomycetota bacterium genome encodes the following:
- a CDS encoding ATP-dependent DNA helicase codes for MSDHPSEIVEFLGNAPTDEQWRAISMPLEPYVLIAGAGSGKTSVMAARVIHLALEALAGREGVLPGNVLCLTFTNKATENLVARIRHALRVLDLDEGEEPEIANYHGFAASLLQRYGMYAGVEPGQRVLQPIQRAELCAKVLDLMPFEHFTTQWQPSMIDAILTLDDQLQNHFVAPEQVIAFNEERLEALSAHRSDRAYAAALERIELARAATLFRAEKRRLGVLDYGDQIELALRAVQAHPEIAAEYKDRFPAVLLDEYQDTNVAQARLMAAVFGEGHPVTAVGDPDQNIYAWRGASLFNLLEFPTAFPRADGSPAEVLPLFTNFRSGARILAAADTVIAPLPPDQRPADKQLTPWPENGEGEVGVTLFPDEVTEAEAIADRAVELHAAGQPWREAAVLCRTSRLFSTLQLALSHRDVPVEIVGLAGLLQMPEVVEVLAYARVAADPGDSVALARILLGPRYRIGARDMARLAAWAKTQNPRDRSSETDDDLGPELPVLLAEVYDHLDEVQDLSDEALARLEGFRNEIDGLRELARRPVGAFLAEVVRRTGLLAELDAEVDRHRSTTSRRNLAAFLDEVHAFAPLEGELTMRAFLAYIDALMAVEKQEWSPVQPTEDDSVKVMTIHAAKGLEFDSVFVPGMATGVFPDTRVHHNPAQKGRSLDFELRGDAAILPRYDGVLKHFKEQLTAQELIEERRTCYVALTRARRHLYASSAHWYGELFKAKGPGVFFDELCDWGERSGLARTDRSEEQPEENPLLGFRENLVRDWPEPALRPESDALFAEGWRPVAVEAAASGAVQPSLLESLAADERSVFDRVAGERVILAAHLREREDAGPPDPPSTPSTLSVSSVIEYGRCPKRFYWSAVRPLPRFSGPAARIGTEVHRWIEIRARGQATLLETDEAPDVTVEELAGEPGKIATLQRAFERSRLSGVVPLAAERPFLLRVGDATIRGRIDAIYGELDGDWEIVDYKTGRVPAADDPLARLQLDLYALACIDVWGKRPEQLTLTYLYLASEAEVSYVCDAADEIRDRVGTTLRGIADERFDPTPGPQCRYCDFRPFCDAGTAWLADAEATRT; via the coding sequence ATGAGTGACCACCCGAGCGAGATCGTCGAGTTCCTCGGCAACGCGCCCACCGACGAGCAGTGGCGCGCGATCTCGATGCCGCTCGAGCCCTACGTCCTGATCGCGGGCGCCGGGTCGGGCAAGACCTCGGTGATGGCCGCGCGCGTGATCCACCTCGCGCTCGAAGCGCTCGCCGGCCGCGAGGGGGTGCTCCCCGGCAACGTGCTCTGTCTGACCTTCACGAACAAGGCGACCGAGAACCTCGTGGCGCGGATCCGCCATGCGTTGCGTGTCCTCGACCTCGACGAAGGGGAGGAACCCGAGATCGCGAACTACCACGGGTTCGCGGCCTCGCTGCTGCAGCGGTACGGGATGTACGCGGGGGTCGAGCCGGGACAACGGGTCCTGCAACCGATCCAACGCGCCGAGCTGTGCGCGAAGGTCCTCGATCTCATGCCGTTCGAGCACTTCACCACCCAGTGGCAGCCCTCGATGATCGACGCGATCCTCACGCTCGACGATCAACTGCAGAACCACTTCGTCGCGCCCGAACAGGTGATCGCCTTCAACGAGGAGCGCCTCGAGGCCCTGTCCGCCCATCGTTCGGATCGGGCCTACGCCGCCGCGCTCGAGCGGATCGAGCTGGCACGCGCGGCGACGCTGTTCCGCGCCGAGAAGCGCCGGCTCGGCGTCCTCGACTACGGCGACCAGATCGAACTGGCCCTGCGCGCGGTCCAGGCGCACCCGGAGATCGCGGCCGAGTACAAAGACCGGTTCCCGGCCGTGCTGCTCGACGAGTACCAGGACACCAACGTCGCGCAGGCCCGCCTCATGGCCGCGGTGTTCGGCGAGGGGCACCCCGTCACCGCGGTCGGCGACCCGGACCAGAACATCTACGCCTGGCGGGGCGCGAGCCTGTTCAACCTCCTCGAGTTCCCGACGGCGTTCCCGAGGGCCGACGGTTCGCCCGCCGAGGTCCTGCCCCTGTTCACCAATTTCCGCAGCGGCGCGCGGATCCTCGCGGCGGCCGACACCGTCATCGCCCCTCTGCCACCCGATCAACGCCCCGCCGACAAGCAGCTCACGCCCTGGCCCGAGAACGGCGAGGGCGAGGTCGGGGTCACGCTGTTCCCCGACGAGGTCACCGAGGCCGAGGCGATCGCGGATCGCGCCGTCGAGCTGCACGCGGCGGGTCAACCCTGGCGCGAGGCGGCGGTCCTCTGCCGAACGTCCCGGCTGTTCTCGACCCTGCAGCTCGCGCTCTCCCATCGCGACGTGCCGGTCGAGATCGTCGGGCTCGCGGGCCTGCTCCAGATGCCCGAGGTCGTCGAGGTGCTCGCGTACGCGCGGGTCGCGGCCGACCCCGGCGACAGCGTCGCGCTCGCCAGGATCCTGCTCGGACCGCGCTACCGGATCGGCGCGCGCGACATGGCACGGCTCGCGGCGTGGGCGAAGACGCAGAACCCACGCGATCGGTCGAGCGAGACCGACGACGACCTGGGACCCGAGCTCCCGGTCCTGCTGGCCGAGGTCTACGACCACCTCGACGAGGTCCAAGACCTCTCCGACGAGGCGCTCGCCCGGCTCGAGGGGTTCCGCAACGAGATCGACGGGCTGCGCGAGCTGGCTCGGCGACCCGTGGGTGCGTTCCTCGCCGAGGTCGTTCGGCGGACGGGTCTGCTGGCCGAGCTGGACGCCGAGGTCGACCGCCATCGTTCGACGACGTCGCGCCGCAACCTCGCTGCGTTCCTCGACGAGGTCCACGCGTTCGCACCGCTCGAGGGGGAGCTCACGATGCGGGCGTTCCTCGCCTACATCGACGCGCTGATGGCAGTCGAGAAGCAGGAATGGTCACCGGTGCAGCCGACCGAGGACGACTCGGTGAAGGTCATGACGATCCACGCGGCGAAGGGACTCGAGTTCGACAGCGTGTTCGTTCCGGGCATGGCGACGGGCGTGTTCCCCGACACGCGCGTCCACCACAACCCGGCACAGAAGGGACGGTCCCTCGACTTCGAGCTGCGGGGCGACGCTGCGATCCTTCCCCGCTACGACGGCGTCTTGAAGCACTTCAAGGAACAGCTCACGGCCCAGGAGCTGATCGAGGAGCGCCGGACGTGCTACGTCGCACTCACCCGCGCCCGCCGGCACCTGTACGCGTCCTCGGCTCACTGGTACGGCGAGCTGTTCAAGGCGAAGGGACCGGGCGTGTTCTTCGACGAGCTGTGCGACTGGGGCGAACGATCGGGCCTGGCACGAACGGACCGGAGCGAAGAGCAGCCCGAAGAGAACCCGTTGCTCGGCTTCCGCGAGAACCTGGTGCGCGACTGGCCCGAGCCGGCGTTGCGGCCCGAATCCGACGCGCTGTTCGCGGAGGGCTGGCGACCGGTCGCGGTCGAGGCGGCCGCCTCCGGAGCGGTCCAACCCTCGTTGCTGGAGTCCCTCGCGGCCGACGAGCGCTCGGTCTTCGATCGCGTCGCGGGCGAGCGCGTCATCCTCGCCGCACACCTGCGCGAGCGGGAGGATGCCGGGCCCCCAGACCCCCCGAGCACTCCCTCGACGTTGTCGGTCAGCAGCGTGATCGAGTACGGGCGATGCCCCAAGCGCTTCTACTGGTCGGCGGTGCGCCCCCTCCCGCGCTTCAGCGGTCCCGCCGCGAGGATCGGCACCGAGGTCCACCGGTGGATCGAGATCCGAGCTCGCGGCCAGGCGACTTTGCTCGAGACCGATGAGGCGCCCGATGTCACGGTCGAGGAGCTCGCCGGCGAGCCGGGCAAGATCGCCACATTGCAGCGCGCCTTCGAACGCAGCCGCCTGAGCGGCGTCGTGCCGCTCGCAGCCGAGCGTCCATTCCTGTTGCGGGTCGGCGACGCCACGATCCGGGGGCGGATCGACGCGATCTACGGCGAGCTCGACGGCGACTGGGAGATCGTCGACTACAAGACCGGCAGGGTTCCGGCGGCCGACGACCCACTGGCGCGCCTGCAGCTCGACCTGTACGCACTCGCGTGCATCGACGTGTGGGGCAAGCGGCCCGAGCAGCTCACCCTCACCTACCTCTACCTGGCGAGCGAAGCCGAGGTCAGCTACGTGTGCGACGCGGCCGACGAGATCCGCGACCGCGTGGGCACGACGCTGCGCGGGATCGCCGACGAACGGTTCGACCCGACGCCCGGACCGCAATGCCGCTACTGCGACTTCCGCCCCTTCTGCGATGCCGGCACGGCGTGGCTCGCCGACGCGGAGGCGACGCGGACCTGA
- a CDS encoding ATP-dependent DNA helicase has product MTPRLPDDDQRRVLDHGVGPLLVTGAPGTGKSTVLRERFLHLVERGEAERVALIVGSRRARDEARNELLSRISGSQPVVHIVTIHGLAFDVVGRRYGLLGYEQPPTVLSAQDQFERVQELLDGEDPADWPAFGSMLRMRGFADELRQFLLRAQEALRTPEDIERRAAERELTGWREVARFAASYLRVLDSQRQVDFAGLVEQAAAAAAKDEPLFDHLLVDDYHDTTYGAEALIAALRPSSLVVAGDAGSHIFSFQGTTLRPLEHFHERFPGAGHVQLAADHRGAGRTIEAVRAMHTSEEHATIARELRRVHVHDDVPWGSLAVVVRRENADLAGLLRALDDAGVPRHAPRGAATLRAEPGAVPYLLALEWIAFPGRRDDLVESVLTSELGALSPAAARTLLRMARQAKLPRREAIGLAAGLDEDEAGSLRALHEAFTAAEPIATSSALECFRALWSGLPCAARLVAGAETDPGSARDLDAVLALTRVLSAADESPDRSVAAFLERLDRGEGGPESAAGSDDHDAVHVLTAHAAAGREFDTVVVAGLVEGNFPSLRRPEPMFDLEVLDAGRSRSDRNRIRLADERRLFDVVTSRARRRVVLTAGDPHGDEASIRSRFADEIGVAWRDLSPAWIEVEPASVDEAAARWRRELADTTGTPAARLAGLAGLVSLGVDPTSWWFLRDWTDADGAPDDDPLHLSYSRLEKLENCGLQYVLSEELGLSRGGGHQAWVGTTVHSIIEDCENGKLERSLPALVDELRRRWREGEFPSKAVSDGYRQVAEQRMLPNWFDDYGPLPATESEVEFRFDHEGAHFRGFIDRIGPLEGGGNRITDFKSGKGDNAPKPGESLQLGIYYLAVQQAEELARFRPVRAVELAYLSGTFRRPRPTKQVAWPVSPAGEEEYQQQMRDRVGGLIGEIRERRDEEAWRPSTRANCFFCDFRTLCSLYPEGRPVFDTSEQGASSGAVEAQA; this is encoded by the coding sequence ATGACCCCTCGGCTCCCCGACGACGACCAACGCCGCGTGCTCGACCACGGCGTCGGCCCCCTCCTGGTCACCGGCGCACCCGGCACCGGCAAGTCCACCGTGCTGCGCGAGCGGTTCCTCCACCTGGTCGAGCGCGGAGAGGCCGAGCGCGTCGCGTTGATCGTCGGCTCGAGGCGCGCTCGCGACGAGGCACGCAACGAGCTGCTCTCCCGCATCTCCGGATCCCAACCCGTCGTGCACATCGTGACGATCCACGGGCTCGCGTTCGACGTGGTCGGCCGACGGTACGGGCTCCTCGGCTACGAGCAACCGCCCACGGTCCTGTCGGCGCAGGATCAGTTCGAACGCGTGCAGGAACTCCTCGACGGCGAGGATCCGGCCGACTGGCCGGCGTTCGGCTCGATGCTGCGGATGCGCGGCTTCGCCGACGAGCTCCGCCAGTTCCTGTTGCGCGCCCAAGAGGCACTGCGCACCCCCGAAGACATCGAGCGACGCGCCGCCGAGCGCGAGCTGACCGGCTGGCGCGAGGTCGCCCGCTTCGCCGCCTCCTACCTCCGGGTACTCGACAGCCAGCGACAGGTCGACTTCGCGGGGCTCGTCGAGCAGGCTGCGGCGGCCGCCGCGAAGGACGAGCCCCTCTTCGACCACCTCCTCGTCGACGACTACCACGACACGACGTACGGAGCCGAAGCCCTGATCGCCGCGTTACGCCCGTCCTCGCTCGTGGTCGCGGGCGACGCCGGGTCGCACATCTTCTCGTTCCAGGGCACCACCCTTCGACCCCTTGAGCACTTCCACGAGCGATTCCCGGGCGCTGGGCATGTCCAGCTGGCCGCCGATCATCGCGGCGCCGGTCGCACGATCGAAGCCGTCCGTGCGATGCACACCTCCGAGGAACACGCGACGATCGCCCGCGAGCTGCGCCGGGTCCATGTCCACGACGACGTGCCCTGGGGATCGCTCGCGGTCGTCGTTCGCCGCGAGAACGCGGACCTCGCGGGGTTGCTCCGCGCGCTCGACGACGCCGGTGTTCCCCGGCACGCGCCGCGCGGCGCCGCGACCCTGCGCGCCGAACCGGGCGCGGTGCCGTACCTGCTCGCGCTGGAGTGGATCGCGTTCCCCGGCCGGCGCGACGATCTCGTGGAGTCCGTCCTGACCTCCGAGCTCGGCGCCCTGTCCCCCGCAGCGGCGCGCACCCTGCTCCGCATGGCGCGGCAGGCCAAGCTCCCCCGCCGCGAGGCGATCGGGCTCGCGGCGGGACTCGACGAGGACGAGGCCGGCTCGCTTCGCGCGCTCCACGAGGCATTCACGGCCGCGGAGCCGATCGCGACGTCGTCCGCGCTCGAGTGCTTCCGCGCCCTGTGGAGCGGACTGCCCTGTGCCGCGCGACTGGTCGCCGGGGCCGAGACCGACCCGGGCTCCGCGCGTGATCTCGACGCCGTGCTCGCACTCACCCGTGTGCTCTCGGCGGCGGACGAGTCGCCCGATCGGTCGGTCGCCGCGTTCCTCGAACGACTCGATCGCGGCGAGGGCGGCCCCGAGAGCGCTGCCGGCTCGGACGATCACGACGCTGTGCACGTGCTCACCGCACATGCGGCGGCCGGGCGCGAGTTCGACACCGTCGTGGTCGCGGGTCTGGTCGAGGGGAACTTCCCGAGTCTGCGTCGTCCCGAGCCGATGTTCGACCTCGAGGTCCTCGACGCCGGGCGTTCACGCTCCGACCGCAACCGGATCCGGTTGGCGGACGAACGCCGGCTGTTCGACGTCGTCACGTCGCGCGCCCGTCGTCGCGTTGTTCTGACCGCCGGTGATCCTCACGGCGACGAAGCTTCGATCCGCTCGCGCTTCGCCGACGAGATCGGCGTCGCGTGGCGCGATCTCTCGCCGGCTTGGATCGAAGTTGAGCCCGCCTCCGTCGACGAAGCCGCGGCGCGGTGGCGGCGCGAGCTCGCCGACACCACCGGAACGCCGGCCGCGCGGCTCGCGGGACTCGCCGGCCTCGTGTCCCTCGGCGTCGACCCCACATCGTGGTGGTTCCTGCGCGACTGGACCGACGCCGACGGGGCGCCGGACGACGACCCTCTCCACCTGTCGTACTCGCGGCTCGAGAAGCTCGAGAACTGCGGCCTGCAGTACGTCCTGTCGGAGGAGCTCGGACTCTCGCGCGGCGGCGGCCACCAGGCGTGGGTCGGCACCACGGTCCACTCGATCATCGAGGACTGCGAGAACGGCAAGCTCGAGCGCTCGCTGCCGGCGCTCGTCGACGAGCTCCGGCGTCGCTGGCGCGAGGGTGAGTTCCCTTCCAAGGCGGTCTCCGACGGCTACCGGCAGGTCGCAGAGCAACGGATGCTGCCGAACTGGTTCGACGACTACGGACCCCTGCCGGCGACCGAGTCCGAGGTGGAGTTCCGCTTCGATCACGAGGGCGCACACTTCCGCGGCTTCATCGACCGGATCGGGCCGCTCGAGGGCGGCGGCAACCGGATCACCGACTTCAAGTCCGGCAAGGGCGACAACGCTCCCAAGCCCGGGGAGAGCCTGCAGCTCGGCATCTACTACCTCGCCGTGCAGCAGGCGGAGGAGCTCGCGCGGTTCCGTCCGGTGCGCGCCGTCGAGCTGGCCTACCTCTCCGGAACGTTCCGCCGTCCCCGCCCCACCAAGCAGGTCGCCTGGCCCGTCTCCCCGGCCGGAGAAGAGGAGTACCAACAGCAGATGCGCGATCGGGTCGGGGGACTGATCGGCGAGATCCGCGAACGACGCGACGAGGAAGCCTGGCGGCCCTCGACCAGAGCCAACTGCTTCTTCTGCGACTTCCGAACACTCTGCTCCCTGTACCCGGAGGGACGTCCGGTCTTCGACACGTCCGAGCAGGGCGCATCCTCCGGAGCCGTGGAGGCCCAGGCATGA
- a CDS encoding site-2 protease family protein — protein sequence MFGGRSFKIATVAGIQIRLDVSWLVIAALTTYTLYASYTRRYDLPDAESLGFALLSAVLFFGSILVHEGAHAVAGRALGLPVRSITLIFWGGYTEVQADRRGARGEFIVSIVGPLSSLVLGGAFKLLEIAASDPVWNGLFGYLAYINTIVAVLNALPGVPLDGGRVLQAAVWGITGRRETGERVAGVSGILVGWALIAGAIWMATRGALGYTIFLGFIGWTMVASGRGSQERTRVRSELAHGRARDAMRAPPATVPADLSLSEALDRYLRGHEKENFPVVDGTGLAVGVISFDTARRVGARDPLRPVRDGMEPLANVPVVSADEPLDRVLVSLGPGRTGLVMEGERMLGAIGPDDISEWFEKRRGAIPAPPTGVGPIPPPGPSAPPRPDA from the coding sequence GTGTTCGGAGGACGCTCTTTCAAGATCGCGACCGTCGCCGGGATCCAGATCCGGCTCGACGTGTCGTGGCTCGTGATCGCGGCGCTGACGACCTACACCCTCTACGCCAGCTACACACGCCGGTACGACCTTCCCGACGCGGAGAGCCTCGGCTTCGCCCTGCTCTCGGCGGTCCTGTTCTTCGGATCGATCCTGGTCCACGAGGGAGCCCACGCCGTCGCGGGACGCGCCCTGGGGCTTCCAGTCCGCTCGATCACGCTGATCTTCTGGGGCGGCTACACCGAGGTGCAGGCCGACCGGCGAGGAGCCCGAGGCGAGTTCATCGTCTCGATCGTGGGACCGCTGAGCAGCCTGGTCCTGGGCGGCGCCTTCAAGCTGCTCGAGATCGCGGCGAGCGATCCCGTGTGGAACGGCCTGTTCGGCTACCTCGCCTACATCAACACGATCGTCGCCGTGCTGAACGCCCTTCCCGGCGTTCCCCTCGACGGAGGACGCGTACTCCAGGCCGCGGTGTGGGGGATCACAGGTCGGCGCGAGACCGGCGAGCGTGTCGCGGGAGTCTCCGGGATCCTCGTCGGCTGGGCCCTGATCGCCGGGGCGATCTGGATGGCGACGCGCGGCGCGCTCGGCTACACGATCTTCCTCGGGTTCATCGGCTGGACGATGGTCGCATCCGGACGCGGTTCGCAGGAGCGCACCCGGGTGCGCTCCGAGCTCGCGCATGGTCGGGCGCGGGATGCGATGCGCGCTCCACCGGCGACGGTTCCCGCCGACCTGTCGCTGTCCGAGGCGCTCGACCGGTACCTGCGCGGCCACGAGAAGGAGAATTTCCCCGTCGTGGACGGGACGGGGCTGGCGGTCGGCGTGATCTCATTCGACACGGCTCGGCGGGTCGGCGCACGCGATCCCCTGCGACCGGTTCGCGACGGGATGGAGCCGCTCGCGAACGTCCCGGTCGTCTCCGCGGACGAACCCCTCGACCGCGTGCTGGTCTCCCTCGGTCCCGGCCGCACGGGACTCGTCATGGAGGGTGAGCGGATGCTCGGAGCGATCGGACCCGACGACATCTCCGAGTGGTTCGAGAAGCGGCGCGGCGCGATACCCGCCCCGCCGACCGGGGTCGGCCCGATCCCGCCCCCCGGCCCCTCTGCCCCACCACGGCCCGACGCCTGA
- a CDS encoding DUF72 domain-containing protein, with product MKETDWYPPEAKTAEKRLRFYASQFPLVEVDSTYYFPPSERNSVLWIERTPAHFTFNIKAYSLLTNHPTRPDSLYKDLVERVPESEQGKRRWYREQLPDDIVDEAWQRFRDALMPLHSAGKLGAVLFQFPQWFTISRKSKAYIDEVVERLPDYRVAIEFRHKSWLEERNQDETLSFLRERNLPFVAVDMPQGFDSSLPPIAEATADDLSMVRFHGRNTDNWEKKSETAVDRFTYHYEQAELQPWVPRIESLAEQTRETHVLMNNCYRDFAVNNARDLASLLDVDLDSPPRA from the coding sequence GTGAAGGAAACCGATTGGTATCCACCCGAGGCGAAGACGGCGGAGAAACGGCTGCGGTTCTACGCGTCGCAGTTCCCGCTCGTCGAGGTCGACTCCACCTACTACTTCCCGCCGAGCGAGCGGAACTCGGTGCTGTGGATCGAGCGGACGCCCGCGCACTTCACCTTCAACATCAAGGCGTACTCGCTGCTGACGAACCACCCCACGCGGCCGGACTCGTTATACAAGGACCTCGTCGAACGGGTCCCCGAGTCCGAGCAGGGCAAGCGACGCTGGTATCGCGAGCAATTGCCCGACGACATCGTCGACGAGGCGTGGCAGCGGTTCCGCGATGCGCTGATGCCCCTGCATTCCGCCGGCAAGCTCGGGGCCGTGCTGTTCCAGTTCCCCCAGTGGTTCACGATCTCGCGCAAGTCCAAGGCCTACATCGACGAGGTCGTCGAACGCCTGCCCGACTACCGGGTCGCGATCGAGTTCCGTCACAAGAGCTGGCTCGAGGAACGGAACCAAGACGAGACGCTGTCGTTCTTGCGCGAGCGGAACCTGCCCTTCGTCGCCGTCGACATGCCGCAGGGCTTCGACTCGAGCCTGCCGCCGATCGCCGAGGCGACCGCCGATGACCTGTCGATGGTCCGGTTCCACGGTCGGAACACCGACAACTGGGAGAAGAAGAGCGAGACCGCGGTCGACCGGTTCACCTATCACTACGAGCAGGCCGAGCTGCAGCCCTGGGTCCCGAGGATCGAGTCCCTCGCGGAACAGACCCGCGAGACCCACGTGCTGATGAACAACTGCTACCGCGACTTCGCGGTCAACAACGCGCGCGACCTCGCGAGCCTGCTCGACGTAGACCTCGACTCACCTCCGCGGGCGTAG
- a CDS encoding PGPGW domain-containing protein: protein MTDPQRERQVWGDDPEERDASAAIAEFEAGGGRQGRWHDHWSIFPFKVVAKFIGRNAKRVAVTIAGFALIIAGIAMLVLPGPGWAAIFLGLAVLATEYVWAQRLLNKAKEKATQAKDLALGRKRKRDEKKKDRRPAEP, encoded by the coding sequence ATGACCGACCCTCAACGCGAACGCCAGGTGTGGGGCGATGACCCCGAGGAGCGCGACGCCTCCGCGGCGATCGCCGAGTTCGAGGCTGGCGGCGGTCGGCAAGGGCGTTGGCACGATCACTGGTCGATCTTCCCATTCAAGGTCGTCGCAAAGTTCATCGGTCGCAACGCCAAGCGTGTCGCCGTCACGATCGCCGGCTTCGCGCTCATCATCGCGGGGATCGCGATGCTCGTGCTGCCCGGCCCGGGCTGGGCAGCGATCTTCCTGGGCCTCGCGGTGCTCGCGACCGAGTACGTGTGGGCCCAGCGCTTGCTGAACAAGGCGAAGGAGAAGGCCACGCAGGCGAAGGATCTTGCCCTGGGACGCAAGCGCAAGCGGGACGAGAAGAAAAAGGACCGCCGCCCTGCCGAGCCCTGA
- a CDS encoding TerC family protein, which yields MEVDLWIWFAFVGFILAMLCIDLFVFHKDAHVVSAKESGIWSAVWVALGLSFGALIWVWQGPDLAGQYLAGYLIEKSLSVDNIFVFALIFGYFAVPSKYQHRVLFWGVFGALILRAIFIAAGATLLETFHWTIYVFGALLVVTGVRMARHQDVEVHPDRNPVLRLVRKLVPSTSQFQGQRFWVRQAGKWVATPMFAVLIIVETTDVVFAVDSIPAIFAVTNETFLVFTSNAFAILGLRALYFLLADMMGRFTYLKLGLAAVLVFVGAKMLISDIYHVPIWLSLLVIGTTLAVAVVASLRRSATPPGASLPAPPEGATSSSPTTPEPSEPSDAGASEDVRD from the coding sequence GTGGAAGTCGATCTCTGGATCTGGTTCGCGTTCGTCGGCTTCATCCTCGCGATGCTCTGCATCGATCTGTTCGTGTTCCACAAGGACGCGCACGTGGTCAGTGCGAAAGAGTCCGGGATCTGGAGCGCCGTGTGGGTCGCGCTCGGGTTGTCGTTCGGAGCCCTGATCTGGGTCTGGCAAGGTCCCGACCTGGCCGGCCAGTACCTCGCCGGCTACCTGATCGAGAAGTCCCTGTCGGTCGACAACATCTTCGTCTTCGCGCTGATCTTCGGTTACTTCGCAGTCCCGTCCAAGTATCAGCATCGCGTTCTGTTCTGGGGCGTGTTCGGCGCGTTGATCCTGCGTGCGATCTTCATCGCGGCCGGTGCCACGCTCCTCGAGACCTTCCACTGGACGATCTACGTGTTCGGAGCGCTGCTGGTGGTCACGGGCGTCCGGATGGCGCGCCACCAGGACGTGGAAGTGCATCCGGACAGGAACCCGGTCCTGCGGCTGGTTCGGAAACTCGTCCCGAGCACGAGCCAGTTTCAGGGGCAACGGTTCTGGGTACGGCAGGCCGGGAAATGGGTGGCCACTCCGATGTTCGCCGTGCTGATCATCGTGGAGACGACCGACGTCGTCTTCGCGGTCGACTCGATCCCCGCGATCTTCGCGGTGACCAACGAGACGTTCCTCGTGTTCACCTCGAACGCGTTCGCGATCCTCGGACTGCGAGCTCTCTACTTCTTGCTCGCCGACATGATGGGCCGGTTCACCTATCTCAAGCTCGGCTTGGCGGCCGTGCTCGTCTTCGTGGGAGCGAAGATGCTGATCTCCGACATCTATCACGTGCCGATCTGGCTCTCGCTTTTGGTGATCGGAACGACACTGGCCGTCGCGGTCGTCGCGTCCCTTCGGCGGTCGGCCACCCCCCCGGGTGCCTCGCTGCCTGCGCCGCCGGAGGGCGCGACATCCTCGTCGCCGACAACCCCTGAGCCGTCGGAACCCTCGGACGCTGGCGCGAGTGAGGATGTGCGAGACTGA
- a CDS encoding ATP-binding protein, producing MVLIGTMFLIRPVDPDLLFVAAAWLSVVAVADLVPVPVWSSIVLTMSLPILLAAGMVLPPHVAAIVALLGSVDPREFRREIGLARALFNRSQVALSTLAAALTFQLFQADPLDWPKVALIACLALVGDLTTNVLLVSAPAHMTSGIGLLEVVRRMIGTEPRHRLAGYLCCGLLAPVLALLFVEIGIWGLIAGLAPIFMAREVFAQNHRFREASTRVVTRSRALAHALTRISEERRQERLFLAGDLHDEVLQPLYKVHLMGQVLRRDLESGRLLDLDDDLPGLLAATESAQEAIRAMVRDLRTSRLGVAGLVGTLRLLLREFEEDTGIQVEVEAEEVSGSGLSELVAYQAAREALANVRKHSGASWIEVSVSRQDGWIRVAVVDDGRGFEPELVDGDEHLGLLTLRERVESLGGVLQIVSSVGKGTAITALVPARSGFEE from the coding sequence GTGGTTCTGATCGGCACGATGTTCTTGATTCGGCCGGTTGACCCCGACTTGCTTTTCGTCGCTGCGGCCTGGCTATCGGTAGTTGCAGTCGCGGACCTTGTTCCCGTGCCGGTGTGGTCATCAATCGTCCTGACCATGTCACTTCCGATCCTCTTGGCGGCCGGTATGGTCCTACCGCCGCACGTTGCTGCGATTGTTGCGCTTCTTGGATCGGTGGATCCGAGGGAGTTCCGGCGCGAGATCGGACTTGCTCGGGCGCTGTTCAATCGGAGCCAGGTGGCACTGTCGACTCTAGCCGCCGCTCTCACTTTTCAGCTCTTTCAAGCAGATCCCCTTGATTGGCCAAAGGTGGCCCTTATCGCCTGTCTCGCGCTGGTCGGTGATCTCACGACGAACGTGTTGTTGGTTTCCGCTCCTGCTCATATGACCTCGGGCATTGGCCTGCTTGAAGTGGTTCGTAGGATGATTGGAACCGAGCCCCGCCACCGACTTGCGGGTTACCTTTGTTGTGGATTGCTCGCTCCAGTACTGGCCCTCTTGTTTGTGGAAATCGGGATATGGGGGCTTATCGCTGGCCTTGCGCCCATCTTCATGGCGCGAGAAGTGTTTGCGCAGAATCATCGATTCCGTGAAGCATCCACGCGAGTCGTGACGCGGTCGAGAGCCCTTGCGCATGCCCTAACTCGAATCTCAGAGGAGAGACGGCAGGAGAGGCTGTTCCTGGCTGGGGATCTTCACGACGAGGTCCTGCAGCCGCTGTACAAGGTTCACTTGATGGGCCAGGTACTCAGGCGTGACCTTGAATCTGGTCGACTCCTTGATCTCGATGACGATCTTCCGGGCTTGCTGGCGGCAACGGAATCAGCCCAGGAAGCAATTCGCGCCATGGTTCGCGACCTCAGGACATCTCGATTAGGGGTGGCTGGTCTCGTCGGGACCCTGAGGCTGCTTCTGCGAGAGTTCGAGGAGGACACGGGAATCCAAGTTGAGGTCGAGGCGGAGGAAGTGTCCGGATCAGGGCTCAGCGAACTCGTCGCCTACCAGGCAGCGCGCGAAGCGTTGGCGAACGTCCGAAAGCACTCAGGTGCCTCCTGGATTGAGGTTTCCGTTTCCCGACAAGACGGCTGGATTCGTGTGGCAGTCGTTGACGACGGGCGAGGCTTCGAGCCAGAGCTCGTGGATGGTGACGAGCACTTGGGATTGCTCACTCTTCGTGAACGCGTCGAGTCCCTAGGTGGCGTTCTTCAGATCGTCTCATCAGTGGGGAAAGGTACAGCCATCACCGCACTTGTACCTGCTCGATCGGGGTTTGAAGAGTAG